From the Megalops cyprinoides isolate fMegCyp1 chromosome 21, fMegCyp1.pri, whole genome shotgun sequence genome, one window contains:
- the LOC118769101 gene encoding zinc finger protein 696-like, with amino-acid sequence REEGLSCSCGQPYQQHARAGPGCPLSPSFHTFLSLKPREGTTSSRAKPPQSDRNCLSKDSSAGPVDLGLGLGLVMSLEEAASDPTCPFIPQPGQRLSKQRGRDSEVQSPVSVQDSPPQSPAPFPCLSCHRTFQTCAQLLRHQQSHGQQEGVTQHLCMHCAASFPRPSLLLQHQRSQHASKPCGFLCTECGRAFNSHSNLRIHLNVHTGARPYACDDCGKSFSQSGALRVHRRIHTGERPYTCTYCGRGFSNLAGLRAHERTHTGEKPYPCPQCGKCFTQSGALKIHTRIHTGERPFICGHCGKGFSSHSGIRFHHRTVHGVALKASVGKGTGAQPGSSPGTSPSAVSAIGPCAGASLGPLTNSKLSPPTTVYPNANTSVSPGTNPKAGNSPSMDVASTSFSGPASPSGSSSDLRTGRKALPKAGGDSQNSGLDLTLGSAERERRMLLGEREDYRGQGQDAPPRNGHRVPERHPTQGAETGGEGGVHDKERVEGEIVDSLLQ; translated from the exons agagaggaggggctcagctgcagctgtggacAGCCAT ACCAGCAACATGCCCGTGCCGGCCCTGgctgccctctgtctccctcctttcaCACCTTCCTGTCCTTAAAGCCCAGAGAGGGAACCACCTCTTCACGAGCCAAGCCGCCCCAGTCTGATCGGAACTGCTTGTCCAAGGACTCCAGCGCTGGCCCTGTCGATCTGGGTCTGGGTCTCGGGCTGGTCATGTCGCTGGAGGAAGCGGCCAGCGACCCGACCTGCCCGTTCATCCCCCAGCCCGGGCAGCGGCTTTCCAAGCAGCGCGGCCGGGACTCTGAGGTCCAGTCCCCGGTCAGCGTCCAGGACAGCCCGCCACAG tcccccgcccccttcccctgccTCTCTTGCCACCGCACCTTCCAGACCTGCGCCCAGCTCCTGAGGCACCAGCAGAGCCACGGCCAGCAGGAGGGTGTCACGCAGCACCTGTGCATGCACTGCGCCGCCTCCTtcccccgcccctccctgctgctgcagcaccagCGCTCCCAGCACGCCTCCAAGCCCTGTGGCTTCCTGTGCACCGAGTGCGGCCGGGCCTTCAACTCCCACAGCAACCTGCGCATCCACCTCAACGTGCACACCGGCGCCCGGCCCTACGCCTGCGACGACTGCGGCAAAAGCTTCAGCCAGTCGGGGGCGCTGCGGGTCCACCGCCGCATCCACACCGGGGAGCGTCCGTACACCTGCACCTACTGCGGGCGCGGCTTCTCCAACCTGGCCGGCCTGCGGGCCCATGAGCGCACGCACACGGGCGAGAAGCCGTACCCCTGCCCGCAGTGCGGCAAGTGCTTCACCCAGTCCGGGGCGCTCAAGATCCACACGCGCATCCACACCGGCGAGCGGCCCTTCATCTGCGGGCACTGCGGCAAGGGCTTCTCCAGCCACTCCGGCATCCGCTTCCACCATCGGACGGTGCACGGGGTCGCCCTCAAGGCCAGCGTGGGCAAAGGCACGGGTGCGCAGCCCGGCTCGAGTCCTGGCACCAGTCCATCAGCTGTTTCCGCCATTGGTCCCTGTGCTGGAGCCAGTCTCGGTCCCCTCACCAACTCTAAACTGAGTCCCCCCACCACTGTCTACCCAAATGCTAATACCTCCGTCAGTCCCGGAACCAACCCTAAAGCTGGTAACAGCCCCAGTATGGATGTAGCCTCTACGTCTTTTTCCGGCCCCGCCTCGCCGTCCGGATCCAGTTCGGACCTCAGAACCGGCAGGAAAGCCCTGCCTAAGGCTGGGGGGGACTCTCAGAACTCCGGGTTGGACCTGACCCTGGGCtcggcagagagggagaggaggatgctgcTGGGTGAGAGGGAGGACTATAGGGGGCAGGGTCAGGACGCGCCCCCCAGGAACGGACACCGCGTGCCAGAGAGACACCCTACCCAGGGGGCCGaaacagggggagagggaggggtgcaCGACAAGGAGAGGGTAGAGGGGGAGATCGTGGACAGCTTGCTCCAATGA